In Meiothermus ruber DSM 1279, the following proteins share a genomic window:
- the pxpB gene encoding 5-oxoprolinase subunit PxpB has product MTLTGFYLPFSEQLDLEANTRMLALVRALLADPLPGVTDVVPGYVKLYLEYDADRVSRARVERWVHRHLDTLIGTPTGKEVEIPVRYDGPDLAWVAEQTGLSVKEVVRLHSQTPYRVFATGFTPGFPFLGPLPERLRLPRRGTPRALVPAHAVAIAGSQSGIYPLPSPGGWHLIGTALTQVYNPHRAPVFLLEAGDRVRFVPSEGPTPAVPALKPLLPAAPRYPALRVEEPGLLDLVMDSGRRMAGRLGLAASGVLDGRLAGLANRLVGNPPDAPLLELTLKGPVLSALRPLVAVFVGYGMRPLVGGAPVAVAQTFALRTGDKLHFAAAPDGARGYLALAGGLESDRFYGSASTDVKGLIGRPLQAGDVLGVAEIREARAGFGFALPPLGVRRVRLLPGPQYSPEAMRALCAGTYELASGDRMGLRFVGPEVPGGELISEATPLGAVQITTEGQPIVLLNDRGRIGGYAKPALVHPADLPWLAQLRPGQTVRFVPAALE; this is encoded by the coding sequence ATGACCCTGACCGGCTTCTACCTGCCTTTCTCCGAACAACTCGACCTCGAGGCCAACACCCGGATGCTGGCCCTGGTGCGGGCCTTGCTGGCCGATCCGCTGCCGGGCGTGACCGACGTGGTGCCTGGCTATGTGAAGCTTTACCTCGAGTACGACGCCGACCGGGTTTCACGGGCGCGGGTGGAGCGCTGGGTGCACCGGCATCTAGACACGTTAATCGGTACCCCTACAGGCAAGGAGGTCGAGATACCCGTTCGCTACGATGGGCCCGACCTGGCCTGGGTGGCCGAACAGACCGGCCTTTCGGTCAAGGAAGTGGTACGGCTGCACAGCCAGACCCCCTACCGGGTGTTCGCCACCGGCTTCACGCCGGGCTTTCCCTTCCTGGGGCCCCTGCCCGAGCGCCTGCGGCTACCCCGAAGGGGAACACCCAGGGCCCTGGTGCCGGCCCACGCGGTGGCGATTGCCGGTAGCCAGAGCGGGATTTATCCGCTGCCCTCGCCCGGTGGGTGGCACCTGATCGGCACCGCGCTCACCCAGGTCTACAACCCCCACCGCGCGCCGGTGTTTTTGCTGGAAGCCGGCGACCGGGTGCGGTTTGTGCCGTCTGAAGGCCCCACCCCGGCGGTGCCCGCCCTCAAGCCCTTGCTGCCAGCGGCACCGCGGTATCCGGCGCTGCGGGTGGAGGAGCCGGGCCTGCTGGATCTGGTGATGGACAGCGGGCGACGCATGGCCGGTCGCCTGGGGCTGGCGGCCTCGGGGGTGCTGGATGGGCGGCTGGCGGGCCTGGCCAACCGGTTGGTGGGCAACCCCCCGGATGCGCCGCTTTTGGAACTGACCCTCAAGGGCCCCGTGCTGAGCGCGTTGAGGCCGCTGGTGGCCGTCTTTGTGGGCTATGGAATGCGGCCCCTGGTGGGCGGCGCGCCGGTAGCGGTGGCCCAGACCTTTGCCTTGCGCACTGGCGATAAGCTGCACTTTGCCGCGGCCCCCGACGGTGCGCGGGGCTACCTGGCCCTGGCGGGGGGCCTCGAGAGCGATCGCTTTTATGGGAGCGCCAGCACCGACGTTAAGGGCCTGATCGGGCGGCCCTTGCAGGCCGGTGATGTGCTGGGGGTGGCGGAGATAAGGGAGGCTCGAGCGGGCTTCGGCTTTGCCCTACCCCCTCTGGGAGTGCGGCGGGTTCGCCTGCTGCCGGGGCCGCAGTACAGCCCGGAAGCGATGCGGGCTCTGTGCGCTGGAACCTACGAGCTGGCCTCGGGGGATCGGATGGGGCTTCGGTTTGTGGGGCCGGAGGTGCCGGGGGGCGAACTGATCAGCGAGGCCACCCCGCTGGGGGCGGTGCAGATTACCACCGAGGGTCAGCCCATTGTGCTGCTCAACGACCGGGGCCGCATTGGCGGCTATGCCAAGCCGGCGCTGGTGCACCCGGCCGACCTGCCCTGGCTGGCCCAGCTCCGCCCGGGGCAGACGGTTCGCTTCGTACCTGCTGCCCTCGAGTAG
- the pyrF gene encoding orotidine-5'-phosphate decarboxylase, with protein sequence MEFVEAVASRPPLVLGVDPRPELHGPNPLAHIRRYTLELLEALAGRICAVKFQAAFFEALGPQGFTLMHELIVGARVLSLPVIVDAKRGDIGSTAEAYAKAYLQAYPGSALTVNPYLGRDALEPFFNAAQASGGAVFVLVKTSNPGSGLFQDLPLEQGGRLYQAVADYLAQQAEQQRVGEWSRVAAVVGVTYPEQVTEIRQRLPHSLLLLPGLGAQGGQAIKGPGLLNSASRALYYPGGEPDLEAAVRQAEEYLAALR encoded by the coding sequence ATGGAGTTTGTTGAAGCAGTCGCATCGCGCCCACCCCTGGTGCTGGGGGTAGACCCCCGGCCCGAGCTACACGGCCCCAACCCACTGGCCCACATCCGCCGCTACACCCTCGAGCTTCTGGAAGCCCTGGCTGGCAGAATCTGCGCCGTCAAGTTCCAGGCCGCCTTCTTCGAGGCCCTGGGCCCGCAGGGTTTTACGCTGATGCACGAGCTGATCGTGGGGGCCCGGGTGCTCTCGCTGCCGGTGATTGTGGATGCCAAGCGGGGCGATATCGGCTCCACCGCCGAGGCTTATGCCAAAGCCTATCTGCAGGCCTATCCAGGCTCGGCCCTGACGGTGAATCCATACCTAGGCCGCGATGCCCTGGAGCCTTTTTTCAACGCGGCCCAGGCCTCGGGGGGCGCGGTGTTCGTGCTGGTCAAAACCTCCAACCCCGGCTCAGGGCTTTTTCAGGACTTGCCCCTGGAGCAGGGGGGTCGGCTGTACCAGGCTGTGGCGGACTACCTGGCCCAGCAAGCCGAGCAGCAGCGGGTGGGCGAGTGGTCGCGGGTGGCGGCGGTGGTGGGGGTGACCTACCCCGAGCAGGTTACCGAGATACGCCAGCGCCTCCCCCACTCCTTGCTACTCCTGCCCGGCCTGGGGGCCCAGGGGGGCCAGGCCATCAAAGGGCCGGGGCTGCTTAACTCGGCCAGCCGGGCGCTGTATTACCCCGGCGGCGAACCCGACCTGGAAGCAGCCGTGCGCCAGGCCGAGGAATACCTGGCCGCGCTGCGGTAA
- a CDS encoding TRAP transporter large permease, which produces MELTQIALFLVLLLLVLLGSGVWIALALLGVGWVGLQFFTNTPPGASVASSLWGSVSSWSLAALPMFIWMGEILYRTRLAADLFEGLSPWLRRIPGRLLHINVLASGIFAAVIGSSAATTATVGKIALPELLRRGYPERMVLGSLAGSGTLGLLIPPSVMMIVYGVAAEVSVARLFIAGLLPGLLVMLLFMGWVVLSGLLNADKMPPPDPPLPLGQRLRGLLKILPVLLLMVAVIGSIYAGIATPTEAASLGVLGALIIAFWTRSLSWQGLLESLMGAVRTSSMIGFILAGAAVLSIAMAFTGIPAALAAWVAGLGLSKYALLAVLMLLFLVLGAFLDGISIIVLTTSVILPLAKAVGIDLLWFGIFLVIAVELAQITPPVGFNLFVLQGLSGRDIFTIARSALPFLAMLLLAAALITVFPQIVTWLPARMTGG; this is translated from the coding sequence GTGGAACTCACGCAGATTGCGCTTTTCCTGGTTTTGCTGCTGCTGGTGTTGCTGGGCAGCGGGGTCTGGATTGCCCTGGCGCTCTTGGGGGTGGGCTGGGTGGGGTTGCAGTTCTTCACCAACACCCCCCCGGGGGCCAGCGTGGCCAGCAGCCTGTGGGGTTCGGTTTCGAGCTGGTCGCTGGCGGCGCTGCCTATGTTTATCTGGATGGGCGAGATCCTCTACCGCACCCGCCTGGCCGCCGACCTATTTGAGGGGCTTTCCCCCTGGCTGCGCCGGATTCCGGGCCGCCTGCTGCACATCAACGTGCTGGCTTCCGGCATCTTCGCGGCGGTAATCGGCTCTTCGGCGGCCACCACCGCCACCGTGGGCAAAATTGCCCTGCCCGAACTGCTGCGGCGGGGTTATCCGGAGCGCATGGTACTGGGCTCGCTGGCCGGCTCGGGCACCCTGGGCCTCCTGATTCCTCCCTCGGTAATGATGATCGTGTACGGAGTGGCCGCCGAGGTCTCGGTGGCCCGACTCTTTATTGCGGGCCTCCTGCCGGGTCTGCTAGTGATGCTGCTGTTCATGGGTTGGGTGGTGCTTTCGGGGCTCTTGAACGCCGATAAAATGCCCCCACCCGACCCCCCGCTGCCCCTGGGCCAGCGTCTGCGCGGCCTGCTCAAAATCCTGCCGGTGCTGCTCCTGATGGTGGCCGTGATCGGCTCCATCTATGCGGGGATAGCCACCCCCACCGAGGCAGCCAGCCTGGGGGTGCTGGGGGCCCTTATCATTGCCTTTTGGACCCGCAGCCTGAGCTGGCAGGGCCTGCTGGAGAGCCTGATGGGCGCGGTGCGTACCAGCAGCATGATTGGCTTCATTCTGGCCGGGGCGGCGGTGCTCTCCATCGCCATGGCCTTTACCGGTATCCCGGCGGCCCTGGCGGCCTGGGTGGCCGGGCTGGGGCTTTCCAAGTACGCCTTACTGGCTGTTCTGATGCTGCTGTTTTTGGTGCTGGGGGCTTTCCTGGACGGCATCTCCATCATTGTGCTGACCACCTCGGTAATCCTTCCACTAGCCAAGGCGGTGGGGATTGACCTTTTGTGGTTTGGCATCTTTTTGGTGATTGCGGTGGAGCTGGCCCAGATCACCCCGCCGGTGGGCTTCAACCTGTTCGTGCTGCAGGGTCTCTCGGGGCGGGATATCTTCACCATTGCCCGCTCGGCCCTGCCTTTTCTGGCTATGCTGCTACTGGCGGCGGCCTTGATCACCGTTTTCCCGCAGATTGTGACCTGGCTGCCGGCCCGGATGACCGGTGGATAG
- a CDS encoding DUF2905 domain-containing protein translates to MEIGRALVALGLVLLLLGLVWLYAPGLLAWFGRLPGDIRIEREGFRFYFPLTSMLLVSLALSLLFNLLWRWFR, encoded by the coding sequence ATGGAGATCGGGCGCGCGTTGGTAGCCCTGGGCCTGGTGCTGCTGCTGTTGGGCCTGGTGTGGTTGTATGCCCCAGGGCTGCTGGCCTGGTTTGGCCGCCTGCCCGGCGATATTCGCATCGAGCGCGAGGGTTTTCGCTTTTACTTTCCCCTCACCTCCATGCTGCTGGTGAGTCTGGCGCTGAGCCTGCTATTCAATCTGCTTTGGCGCTGGTTTCGCTAG
- a CDS encoding deoxyhypusine synthase family protein: MPSGEISKFLKHHFRHFNAATLVEAAEAYRAHLEQGGVMMVTLAGAMSTAELGLSLAEMIRQDKVHAISCTGANLEEDLFNLVAHNHYERIPNWRELTAQDEQRLLERHLNRVTDTCIPEMEAMRRLEAALLEEWEAADRAGERYFPHEFLYRIIRSGKLEPYYQIDPKDSWMVAAAEKNLPIVVPGWEDSTTGNMYAGHCLNGHIKNVHTVRTGIEYMMMLAEWYVETSKQHSIGFFQIGGGIAGDFPICVVPMLHQDMQRPDIPVWGYFCQISDSTTSYGSYSGAVPNEKITWGKLAVDTPKFIIESDASIVAPLMFALVLGW; the protein is encoded by the coding sequence ATGCCTAGTGGAGAAATTTCAAAGTTTCTGAAGCACCATTTTCGTCACTTCAATGCCGCCACGCTGGTGGAGGCCGCCGAAGCCTACCGCGCCCACCTCGAGCAGGGGGGGGTGATGATGGTTACGCTGGCCGGGGCCATGAGCACCGCCGAGCTGGGGCTCTCGCTGGCCGAGATGATCCGGCAGGATAAGGTGCACGCTATAAGCTGCACCGGGGCCAACCTGGAGGAAGACCTCTTCAACCTGGTGGCCCATAACCACTACGAGCGCATCCCCAACTGGCGCGAGCTGACCGCGCAGGATGAGCAGCGTCTGCTGGAGCGCCACCTCAACCGGGTGACCGACACCTGCATTCCCGAGATGGAGGCCATGCGGCGGCTCGAGGCGGCCCTGCTGGAGGAGTGGGAGGCCGCCGATAGGGCCGGGGAGCGCTACTTCCCGCACGAGTTTTTGTACCGGATTATCCGCTCGGGGAAGCTCGAGCCCTACTACCAGATTGACCCCAAGGATAGCTGGATGGTAGCGGCGGCCGAGAAGAACCTGCCCATCGTGGTACCGGGCTGGGAGGACTCCACCACCGGCAATATGTACGCCGGCCACTGCCTCAATGGGCACATCAAAAACGTCCACACCGTGCGCACCGGCATCGAGTACATGATGATGTTGGCCGAGTGGTACGTAGAGACCTCCAAACAGCACTCCATCGGCTTCTTCCAGATTGGCGGGGGCATTGCGGGCGACTTCCCCATCTGCGTGGTGCCCATGCTGCACCAGGATATGCAGCGCCCGGATATTCCGGTCTGGGGCTACTTCTGCCAGATCTCCGACTCCACCACCAGCTATGGCTCCTACTCGGGGGCCGTGCCCAACGAGAAAATCACCTGGGGCAAGCTGGCCGTGGACACGCCCAAGTTCATCATCGAGTCGGACGCTTCGATTGTGGCCCCGCTGATGTTTGCCTTGGTGCTGGGCTGGTAG
- a CDS encoding group III truncated hemoglobin — MKDLESRADIAVVVDRFYAKAIQDEQIGYLFEGLDLMNHLPVIYDFWENILWRTGAYKGGMMYKHLLLNARKPLKLEHFQRWLELFTQTIDEHFAGENARTMKQFAHSVARTIYARVSQQNSLPLGVRDAPSETSAKAD, encoded by the coding sequence GTGAAGGACCTCGAGTCTCGAGCCGATATCGCCGTTGTGGTAGACAGGTTTTATGCCAAAGCCATCCAGGATGAGCAGATCGGTTACCTATTCGAAGGCCTCGATCTGATGAACCACCTGCCGGTCATCTACGACTTCTGGGAGAACATCCTGTGGCGCACCGGGGCTTACAAAGGCGGCATGATGTACAAGCACCTGCTGCTCAACGCCCGCAAGCCCCTCAAGCTCGAGCACTTTCAACGCTGGCTCGAGCTGTTTACGCAAACCATCGACGAGCACTTCGCCGGCGAGAACGCCCGCACCATGAAGCAGTTCGCCCACTCGGTGGCCCGCACCATCTACGCTCGAGTCTCCCAGCAAAATAGCCTCCCGCTCGGGGTTCGGGATGCCCCTAGCGAAACCAGCGCCAAAGCAGATTGA
- a CDS encoding IclR family transcriptional regulator produces MKQPETIPTLERPLYLLGFFSEERPFWGLSELARASGLAKATCLRSLRALESHGLVVREGERYRLGTRLLHLGALVKAAYPARQVAWPILAELREATGQSVQWVVRDGQEGVYLEVLEARSRVRLYIAPGRRAPLYAGASTRLLLAFAPPAVQQAVLEGARRRYTPATPVAQPRLQELLRQTQQCGFAASFGELEPHSAELAAPVRGAAGEVLAAISLAGAEAHYREEAVLHNYLQQLDRAAHEVSRRLGYVGAWKADIGGFLESLFAVR; encoded by the coding sequence ATGAAACAACCGGAGACCATTCCCACCCTCGAGCGCCCCCTATACCTGCTGGGTTTTTTCAGCGAGGAGCGGCCTTTCTGGGGGCTTTCCGAGCTGGCCAGGGCCAGCGGTTTGGCCAAGGCCACCTGCCTGCGCAGCCTGCGGGCCCTGGAAAGCCACGGGCTGGTGGTGCGGGAGGGCGAGCGCTACCGGTTGGGCACCCGGCTTTTGCACCTGGGGGCCCTGGTCAAAGCGGCCTACCCAGCCCGGCAGGTGGCGTGGCCCATCCTGGCGGAGCTGCGTGAGGCCACCGGGCAGTCGGTGCAGTGGGTGGTGCGCGATGGCCAGGAGGGGGTGTATCTGGAGGTGCTCGAGGCCCGCAGCCGGGTGCGGCTGTACATCGCACCGGGCCGGCGGGCCCCGCTCTATGCCGGGGCCTCGACGCGGCTTTTGCTGGCTTTTGCTCCGCCCGCGGTGCAGCAAGCGGTGCTGGAGGGCGCGCGCAGGCGCTACACCCCGGCTACCCCGGTGGCGCAGCCCCGGCTTCAAGAGCTGCTGCGCCAGACCCAGCAGTGCGGCTTTGCGGCGAGTTTTGGGGAGCTCGAGCCTCACTCCGCCGAGCTGGCCGCACCGGTTCGCGGGGCGGCGGGCGAGGTGCTGGCGGCCATCAGCCTGGCCGGGGCCGAGGCCCACTACCGCGAGGAGGCGGTCTTGCACAACTACCTACAACAGCTCGACCGGGCCGCCCACGAGGTTTCCCGGCGGCTGGGCTATGTGGGGGCCTGGAAAGCCGATATAGGGGGCTTTTTGGAGTCGCTTTTTGCAGTGCGCTAG
- a CDS encoding LamB/YcsF family protein has protein sequence MKIDLNADAGESFGNWKLGRDEELFPLLSSVNVACGFHAGDPLTMGRTLELAQKTGLAVGAHPGFPDRVGFGRREMAATPEEVYADVLYQVGALSAFLKVRGLPLHHIKAHGALYNRATKDPPTARAIAQAALDFDPQVPLVVLPNTPLEQEAQRLGLRTVAEAFPERGYSRDGRLAPRGTPGAWIHDPAEAARRAVQMVVKGRVAAVEGGWVEVRAQTLCIHGDNPSAVEIARAIREALRAEGVSIETY, from the coding sequence ATGAAGATTGACCTGAATGCCGATGCAGGCGAATCCTTTGGCAACTGGAAGCTGGGGCGGGACGAGGAACTGTTCCCCCTGCTGAGTTCGGTGAACGTGGCTTGCGGGTTTCACGCCGGCGACCCGCTCACCATGGGGCGCACCCTCGAGCTCGCCCAAAAGACCGGCCTGGCGGTGGGGGCCCATCCTGGCTTCCCCGACCGGGTGGGCTTTGGGCGGCGGGAGATGGCGGCCACACCCGAGGAGGTCTACGCCGACGTGCTCTACCAGGTGGGGGCCCTGAGCGCTTTTCTGAAGGTGCGGGGCCTGCCCCTGCACCACATCAAGGCCCACGGGGCCCTGTACAACCGGGCCACCAAAGACCCCCCGACCGCCCGCGCCATCGCCCAGGCAGCCCTGGACTTCGACCCCCAGGTGCCGTTGGTGGTGCTGCCCAACACTCCGCTGGAGCAGGAGGCCCAGCGCCTGGGGCTCCGCACCGTCGCGGAGGCCTTCCCCGAACGAGGCTACAGCCGCGATGGTCGGCTGGCCCCGCGGGGAACCCCTGGGGCCTGGATTCACGACCCTGCCGAGGCGGCCCGTCGGGCGGTGCAGATGGTGGTGAAGGGCCGGGTGGCGGCGGTGGAGGGCGGCTGGGTGGAGGTGCGGGCCCAGACCCTGTGCATCCACGGCGATAACCCCAGCGCGGTCGAGATTGCCCGGGCCATCCGGGAGGCGCTCCGGGCCGAAGGGGTAAGCATCGAGACCTACTGA
- the dprA gene encoding DNA-processing protein DprA gives MPDPLALALTPQIGPQRLQQALPTDLSVEAVADVLGPEIAAGYARTLQSGLAEQERAQAARLGVRLIGLWEEDYPEVLRHLESPPTVLYLKGELPPSERNIGIVGTRKASPWATAWTHKVARELAEAGIGIISGLALGIDAAAHKGALDGGGYTLGVLGSAIDHFYPAQNRALAERMSVLSEFPLGTPPQAGLFPRRNRIVAAFSRAVLVVEAGEKSGSLITAKFAAELGRDVLAVPGRPGDTFSLGCNRLIQDGAGLVLNTEDVLNALGMLAPKKQAVQLEGSEAKVYRALLELPEALPDDLAQSTGLSTGEVLSVLMMLELKGLVQSSAGRYSPA, from the coding sequence ATGCCCGATCCCCTGGCCCTTGCGCTCACTCCCCAGATTGGCCCCCAGCGCCTGCAGCAAGCCCTCCCAACCGACCTGAGCGTGGAGGCTGTGGCCGATGTGCTGGGCCCGGAAATTGCAGCAGGCTATGCCAGAACCCTTCAGAGCGGCCTGGCCGAACAGGAGCGCGCACAGGCAGCCCGGTTGGGGGTGCGGCTGATCGGGCTCTGGGAGGAGGACTACCCAGAGGTGCTCCGGCATCTGGAGAGCCCGCCTACGGTGCTGTACCTGAAAGGGGAGCTGCCTCCTTCCGAGCGCAACATCGGAATTGTGGGCACCCGCAAGGCCAGCCCCTGGGCTACCGCCTGGACGCACAAAGTAGCCCGCGAGCTGGCCGAGGCTGGCATCGGGATCATCTCGGGGCTGGCTCTGGGCATAGATGCCGCCGCACACAAAGGGGCCCTGGACGGGGGCGGCTATACCCTGGGGGTGCTGGGCAGCGCCATAGACCACTTCTATCCGGCCCAGAACCGCGCCCTGGCCGAGAGGATGAGCGTACTCTCGGAGTTCCCACTGGGCACCCCCCCACAGGCCGGGTTGTTTCCCCGGCGCAACCGGATCGTGGCGGCCTTCTCCAGGGCGGTGCTGGTGGTGGAGGCCGGAGAAAAAAGCGGCAGTCTGATTACCGCCAAGTTTGCAGCAGAGCTGGGCCGCGATGTGCTGGCCGTACCGGGCCGGCCCGGCGATACTTTTTCGCTGGGCTGCAACCGGCTGATTCAGGACGGAGCCGGGCTGGTGCTGAACACCGAGGACGTGCTGAACGCCCTGGGGATGCTGGCCCCCAAAAAGCAGGCCGTGCAGTTGGAGGGAAGCGAGGCCAAAGTCTACCGGGCCTTGCTCGAGCTCCCCGAGGCCCTGCCCGACGACCTCGCGCAGAGCACCGGCCTTTCCACTGGCGAGGTTCTCTCGGTGCTGATGATGCTCGAGCTTAAGGGACTGGTGCAGAGCAGCGCAGGGCGCTACAGCCCGGCGTGA
- a CDS encoding TRAP transporter small permease: protein MRKFLDGLYHLSGFLAGLLMVFIFLIILAQVVGRQFGLVIPSANELSGFAMAGAVFLALAPTLRAGAHIRVGVLVRRLQGRARRGLELGVGGFSLLASSYATLQLWRLVLDSYSYGDLAPGLLPLPIWIPQSLLAVGITIFTVALADTLVALWRGELPSYLAEGGGQE, encoded by the coding sequence ATGCGCAAGTTCCTGGATGGTTTGTACCACCTTTCGGGCTTTTTGGCCGGGCTGCTGATGGTCTTTATCTTCCTGATTATCCTGGCCCAGGTGGTGGGGCGGCAGTTTGGGCTGGTGATCCCCTCGGCCAACGAGCTTTCCGGCTTTGCCATGGCCGGGGCGGTCTTTCTGGCCCTGGCCCCCACTTTGCGGGCGGGGGCCCATATCCGGGTGGGGGTCTTGGTGCGGCGCTTGCAGGGCCGGGCCCGGCGGGGGCTGGAACTGGGGGTGGGGGGGTTCTCGCTGCTGGCCTCGAGCTACGCCACCTTGCAGCTTTGGCGGCTGGTGCTGGATTCCTATAGCTACGGCGACCTGGCCCCTGGGCTTTTGCCGCTGCCCATCTGGATCCCGCAAAGCCTGCTGGCAGTGGGCATAACCATCTTTACCGTGGCCCTGGCCGATACCCTGGTGGCGCTGTGGCGAGGAGAGCTCCCGTCCTATCTTGCCGAGGGTGGGGGGCAGGAGTAG
- the era gene encoding GTPase Era, giving the protein MTEGTTYSGFVAVVGKPNVGKSTLVNTMLGVKIAPISPKPQTTRKRVRGIHTEGNRQIVFVDTPGWHEASDALSEYMIRQITEALAEVNLVLWLVDLRHPPTHEDELVARALRPMKDQVPIILVGNKADAARYPEAALQAYAELLPGLETRMISAQNERDAKALRDEILSLLPEGPFFFPEDYAKGDQTPEEWAAEIVREEAMKRLKEEIPYSIATKTEAFELRPAPAGGGGGTFYIQVNIYVERENHKPILIGAGGRKLKEIGAAARKQLEVFLARKVYLDLQVKVYPNWRKDPEALRELGYH; this is encoded by the coding sequence GTGACTGAAGGCACGACCTATTCCGGATTTGTAGCCGTGGTGGGCAAGCCCAACGTGGGCAAGTCTACCCTGGTCAACACCATGCTGGGCGTGAAAATCGCCCCCATCAGCCCCAAGCCGCAGACCACCCGCAAGCGGGTGCGCGGTATTCACACCGAGGGCAACCGCCAGATTGTATTTGTGGACACGCCGGGCTGGCACGAAGCCTCCGATGCCCTGAGCGAGTACATGATCCGGCAGATTACTGAGGCCTTGGCCGAGGTCAACCTGGTGCTATGGCTGGTGGATTTGCGCCACCCCCCTACCCACGAAGATGAGCTGGTTGCGCGGGCTTTGCGGCCCATGAAAGATCAGGTGCCCATTATTTTGGTTGGCAACAAGGCCGATGCCGCCAGGTATCCCGAGGCTGCGCTGCAGGCCTACGCTGAGCTTTTGCCGGGCCTGGAAACCCGTATGATTTCGGCGCAGAATGAGCGCGATGCCAAAGCCCTGCGGGATGAAATTCTTTCCCTGTTGCCCGAAGGCCCCTTCTTTTTCCCTGAAGACTACGCCAAGGGCGACCAGACCCCCGAGGAATGGGCGGCCGAGATCGTGCGCGAGGAGGCCATGAAGCGCCTCAAGGAAGAGATTCCCTACTCGATTGCCACCAAAACCGAAGCGTTTGAGCTGCGCCCTGCCCCCGCTGGCGGGGGCGGAGGAACCTTCTACATTCAGGTGAACATCTACGTCGAGCGCGAGAACCACAAGCCCATCCTGATTGGGGCGGGGGGGCGCAAGCTCAAGGAAATTGGGGCAGCCGCCCGCAAGCAGCTCGAGGTCTTTCTAGCCCGCAAGGTGTACCTGGACTTGCAGGTCAAGGTTTACCCCAACTGGCGCAAAGACCCTGAAGCCCTGCGCGAACTGGGCTACCATTGA
- a CDS encoding TRAP transporter substrate-binding protein, which produces MRKPIGVLLGLMLAGLGWAQNQVWNMATPYPDGNFHTINIREFAKEVEAATQGRLTIRVSSGGSLLPHPQILPGVRNGQIQMGEVLISLLANENPVFALDAIPFLVSSYEDAQKLYRASRAEIENWLQRRGMTLLFSVPWPGQGLYTKQPVNSGADLRGIRFRAYNPATARIAELTGMIPTQVEAADIPQAFATGIVAAMITSPSTGVDSQAWDFTRYYYDLRAWIPKNMVFVSRRALDSLSPADREAVLAAARRAEQRGWQASQQEAASKTAILAQRGIQVLQPSPQLVADLKKVGETMTNEWLKRAGATGVKIYRTYLGR; this is translated from the coding sequence ATGAGAAAACCAATCGGTGTCTTGCTGGGTTTGATGCTGGCTGGGCTGGGGTGGGCCCAGAACCAGGTCTGGAACATGGCCACCCCCTACCCCGACGGTAACTTTCACACCATCAACATCCGTGAGTTCGCCAAAGAGGTCGAGGCCGCGACCCAGGGCCGTCTGACCATCCGGGTTAGCAGCGGGGGCTCCTTGCTGCCGCACCCGCAGATTCTGCCGGGGGTGCGCAACGGCCAGATTCAGATGGGTGAGGTGCTCATCTCGCTGCTGGCTAATGAGAACCCAGTCTTTGCTTTGGACGCGATTCCTTTCCTGGTGAGCAGCTATGAGGATGCCCAGAAGCTCTACCGGGCTTCCCGCGCCGAGATCGAAAACTGGCTGCAAAGGCGCGGTATGACCCTCCTGTTCTCGGTGCCCTGGCCGGGTCAGGGGTTGTATACCAAACAGCCAGTTAACAGTGGGGCCGATTTGAGAGGGATTCGTTTCCGCGCTTACAATCCGGCTACGGCCCGCATCGCCGAGCTAACCGGCATGATTCCCACCCAGGTGGAGGCCGCCGATATTCCCCAGGCCTTTGCCACCGGCATTGTGGCCGCCATGATTACCTCCCCCTCGACCGGGGTGGATAGCCAGGCCTGGGACTTCACCCGCTACTATTATGATCTCAGGGCCTGGATTCCCAAAAATATGGTGTTTGTGAGCCGCCGGGCCCTGGACAGCCTGAGCCCTGCCGACCGCGAGGCCGTGCTAGCGGCTGCCCGCCGGGCTGAACAGCGCGGCTGGCAGGCCAGCCAGCAGGAGGCCGCCAGCAAGACCGCCATCCTGGCCCAACGGGGAATACAGGTTTTGCAGCCCAGCCCTCAACTGGTGGCCGATCTCAAGAAAGTGGGCGAGACCATGACCAACGAATGGCTCAAGCGGGCTGGGGCCACCGGGGTCAAGATCTACCGAACCTACCTGGGCCGCTAG